In the genome of Bacteroidota bacterium, the window AAGTGCCTTCCAAACGGACTTTTACATGTACGTCATCTTCAAGTGCGATAAATGAAACATCGCCACCGTCTCTCTGTAAAAACGGACGAATTTCACCTAGTGCGATTAATACTTTTTCTTTTATCTCTTCTGAATTCATTATTCAAGTATTTAGTATATAATACTTATATACATTGTATATACATGTTAGTACTCTCACTGTTATTTTAGTCTAAATACTAACTACTCTGTACTAAGAACTCTAACTAGTTAGCGCTACACCCGGCAGTTTCACTCATCTTTACCTTCTCGGTAGGAGGTAAGCTTTCGTTACGGGCTATTGTTTCCGTAACA includes:
- a CDS encoding NifU family protein, coding for MNSEEIKEKVLIALGEIRPFLQRDGGDVSFIALEDDVHVKVRLEGTCAGCSINAITLKMGVENTIKKYVPSIKSVVDVGLEVEEI